CGGACGGATGGTCGATCACGAACCTCCACGGATTGCGAAGGCCGATCGACCACACATCCGGCGCGGGGAAGGGATTGCCGGGGGCGGGAGACGCAATGCCGGGCACGGAGACATCGAACCGGAGCAGGGCGCCCAGGGGGGTCCGCTCGTTCTGGCCGTGGCCGAACTGGTCATTCGCCCCGCCGCCGTCGCCGAGGCCCACGTAGAGGTAGCCGTCGGGGCCGAAGGCGATCGTCCCTCCGTTGTGGTTGGCGGCGGGTTGGGCAAGGCGGAACAGCACGGCCCCCTCTGCGTCCACCGCACCGTCCGCAACCGTGTATTCCGCCAAGACCGTGTCCCCGTTAAGCGCCGAGTAGTGGACGAAGAGGCGGCCGGAATCCGGGTAGTCGGGATGGAAGGCGAATCCCAGCAGGCCCTGCTCGCCCCGGTTGCGGACCCGATCGCTGATGTCGAGAAACGGCGCGCCGGCGAGCCCGCCGGCCCCGTACAGCCACACGCGGCCCTCCTTCGAGGCGATTGCCAGGAGGGAGGTTCCGGGCACCGGCGCCAGATCGATCGGGAACGGTAGGTTCGCCACCTCGCGATAGGCGAGGGAACGGAGCGGCGGGAGGGTCGTGGTGGTCACAATCTCCGAAGCGGCCACCGTTGACGGAGGCGAGGTCGTAGTGGTCGGCTCGGGTACCTCCTCCGATATCCGCTCCGTGGTGTCTACTTCGGCCACCGCCACGGAGGTCGTAGTGCTTGCCAGAACGGGCGCCGCCGTGGTCGAGGTGGGGGTGGACGTCGTGGTGGTCGGCGCCGTGACCACATCGGGCTGCTCGGGCGCGCCGCAAGCCACCAGCGTCAACACGAGAACGATCGGTGCCGTGGCCCATCTGCGCATGCCGAGACAGTATCGCCCTGAGACAACTAGCGCCGGACCCGGCCGGTGCTACCGTCCGATAGTCCCCGATCCTGGATTCCGACGCTTGACCGAGCTGGTACGAAACGACCGCAAGACCATCTTCGGTTGGGCCATGTACGACTGGGCCAACTCCGCCTTCATCACCACTCTCGGCGCGGTGGTCGCCCCGTTCTTCTCCTCGGTGATCGTGCCTGAAGGCGGGTGGAACGGCTGGTCGGCCGAGACCATCTGGGCGGCCGTGGTGTCCATCGGCTCCACGGTCCTGTTCCTGAGCATGCCGATCCTCGGGGCGATCGCCGATTTCAACTCGGCCAAGCGCAGGTTCCTCCGCAACTGCGCCGTGGCGGGGGGAGTCCTGGCGCTGATGCTGCCCTTCGTGCCCGACGGCGCGGTTCCGTTGTTCCTCGTGATAGCCGTCACCGCCCACATCGGGTTCGTGGCGTCCAACGTCTTCTACGACGCGTTCCTGCCGGGCCTGACCACCGACGACACCATCGACCGGGTGTCCTCCAAGGGCTACGCTTTCGGCTACGTGGGCGGTGGGCTCTATCTTGCGCTGGGTCTGGCCCTGATCCTGTCCAGCGGAGACGGCGGCTTCACGGGGCTGTCGACCAGCGGTGCCGCCCGCGTCGTGATCTTCGGCTCCGGATTGTGGTGGATGGGGTTCGCCGCCTACGCCCTGCGCCGCCTGCCGGAGGTGGGCGAGGCCTCCCCGTTGCCCTCCCGCTACCGCGGGATGCGACCCTGGCGGGCATATGCGGCTATCGGCTTCGGCAGGACCATCGGCACGGCCAGGAAGCTGGTCGGGTACCCGCAACTGCTGCTGTTCGTGGTGGCCTTTCTCTTCTACAACGACGGTACCCAGACTGTGATCAACATCTCGGGGTCGTACGCATCCGAGACCCTGGATCTCGAACTCGCGGAGATCTCGACGGCTTTTCTCATCGTCCAGTTCGTCGCCTTCGGGGGGGCGCTCTTCTTCGGGATGCTTGCTGACCGGATCGGCGCGAAGCGGGCCATAATCTGGTCTCTGGTCGGCTGGTCCCTCATCGTCGTGGCGGCCTACTTCCTGCCCGCCGGAGAGGCCATGCCGTTCTACATCATCGCCTTGGTGGTCGGATGGGTGCTCGGGGGCGTGCAGGCGCTCAGCCGCAGCCTGTACGCGACGATGATTCCGGAGCAGGCCGCCGCCGAGTTCTTCGGCTTCTACAGCGTCTTCTCCAAGTTCTCGGCCATCTGGGGGCCGCTCGTGTTCAGCGTCGTGAGCCACAGGACCGGATCCGGGCGCCCGGCCGTTCTCTCGATCGTCGCGTTCTTCGTGATCGGAGGCTTCCTGCTGGCGAAGGTGAACGTGGACGAGGCGCGGGCTTCAGCAAAGGAGTGGACCGCCGGTTGAGACGGGTCGGATGGTCGGGCGGGTTACCGGGCAGCGGCCATGCCGGACAGCGCCACTACCATGCCCGAGTCTCGGGAGGTAAAGATGAAGATCACGCAAGAGTTCCAGGTGGCCGGCGCTCCCGCCAACGTGTTCGGCTTTTTCCAGGACGTGGCATCGGTGGCCCAATGCATGCCGGGCGCGGAGCTCACCGACGACCACGGCGACGGCAGCTACACCGGATCGGTCTCGGTCCGGCTCGGCCCGATGACGGCTCGGTTCGAGGGCCGGGCCACCATCACGTCCGACCCGGAGACGATGACCGGCAACATCGTCGGCAAGGGTGTGGATAGGCGGGGCGGTTCGCGAGGCAACGTGACGGTGGACTACGCGCTGGCGGCCTCGGATGGAGGCACCACGGTGGCCGTCGATGCCGACATCACCATTTCCGGCACGGCGGCGCAGTTCGGCCGTACCGGGCTCCTGAACCAGCTCACGCAGCGCCTGATCCAGCAGTTCGTGGACTGCCTGGAGGCGAAGCTCGGGGCGGAGGACCCCGAGGATGCCGCCGCTATCGAAGCCGGAGAGGTGAAAGGCGTTTCCCTGGTCGCCTCCACGGTGGGCTCCAGTGTGGCGAAGGGCGCCAAGAAACTGCTCGGACGCGATTAGTTACTATTTGTCAGTTGCTAGTTAGTAGTGTTACAAACTAGCAACTAATTGAGGCTCGCTTCGATCACATACTCCAGGCAGGCGATGAACGCCTCCATATCCGAGCGGGGTATGGAGGGCCAGAGCCCGATACGGAGATGGTTTCCGTCCTTGTGATAGGGCTCCGTGTCCACGATCCCGTTGGCCCGCAGGGTGGCGGCCAGATGGGCCCAGGACAACGGCCGGTGGAAGTCGATGGTGGCGCCGACCTGCGAGCGCATGCTCGGCTCCGGCACGAACGGCTCCGCCATCGGGTGTTTCTCGGCCCATCCGTAGAGCAACGCGGCGTTGGCGGCACACCTCTCGGAGGACCAGGCCAGGCCGCCCTGCGCGTTCATCCACTCCACGGTGTCGGCCAGCATGAAGATCGTGCCGAGAGCGGGGGTGTTGTAGGTCTGGTCCTTGACCGACTGTGACACCGCAGACGACAGCGACAGGAACGGGGGAATCCACCGGCCCGATCCCGCGATCCTCTCGATCCTCTCCAGCGCTCTCGGCGAACACAGGGCTAAGTACAGCCCGCCGTCCGCTCCGAAGGCCTTCTGCGGCGAGAAGAAGTAGACGTCGAACTGCCTGGGGTCGACCTGCGTCGCCCCGGCCGCGGACGTGGCATCCACCACGGTCAGGCCGTCCGCCTCCACCCGCCGGACGGGCATGGTGACCCCGGTGGAGGTCTCGTTGTGGGTTAGGGCATAGAGATCGATGCGGTCCGATGGAGACGGCATGGGATGCGTACCGCGCGGCGACTCGATCACGTCGGGCTCTTCAAGGTGGGGGGCGCCGGAAACCACTCCGACGAACTTCGAGGAGAACGCTCCGAACTTGAGGTGCTGGCTGGCCCGTTCGATCAGGCCGAAGGCGGCAGCGTCCCAGAAACCGGAGGCGCCGCCGTTGCCGAGCACCACCTCGTAGCCGTCGGGCAGGTCGAACAGTTCGGTGAGCCCGGACCGGACCCGCCCGACCATATGCCGCACCGTGAGCTGGCGGTGCGAGGTGCCCATGTAGGACGAGCCCGATTCCGCGAGGCGGTCCAACGTGCTCTGGCGCACCCTGGTGGGGCCGCATCCGAACCGGCCGTCGGCGGGCAGCAGATGGCGCGGGATACGGATCGAGGTGTCTTCTTGCATGTCTATCGTTCCCTCTCCAGGACCCCGATGCGGAGAACGTGATGTCAGGATTATCGCAGCGAATCGAATCCATGGCCGAATCGGCCACGATGGCGATCACCGCCAAGGCGAGGGCCTTGCGGGCCGCCGGTCACGACGTGATCGGCTACGGCGCGGGCGAGCCGGACTTCCCCACCCCCGAACCGATCGTGGCGGCCGCCAGAGCCGCTGCCGCCGACGTTGCCATGCACAAGTACACCCCGGCGCCCGGCCTCCCGGAACTGCGGGAGGCTGTTGCCGACAAGACCCTGCGGGACTCGGGCTACGAGGTGGCGCCGTCGCAGGTGATCGTCACCAACGGGGGCAAGCAGGGCGTCTACACGGGGATCCACTGCCTGGTCGATCCCGGTGACGAGGTGCTGCTGCCGGCGCCCTTCTGGGTCACCTACCCGGCGGTGGTGGAACTGGCCGGCGGGGTAACCATCCCCATCGACACCGATGAGACCAGCGGGTTCAAGGTGACAGTGGACCAACTGGAGGCCGCTTACACCCCCCGGACCAAGCTGCTGATCTTCGTCTCCCCCTCTAATCCGACCGGTGCGGTGTACAGCGCCGCGGAAGTAGCGGAGATCGGCCGTTGGGCGGTGGATCGCGGGGTGTGGGTGCTGACCGACGAGATCTACGAACACCTCGTGTACGGGGACGCCTCGTTCGCGTCGCTGCCGGTGGAGGTCCCGGAACTGGCCGAACGTTGCGTGATCGTCAACGGGGTGGCGAAGACCTACGCCATGACCGGCTGGAGGGTCGGCTGGATGGTCGCTCCGGACCACGTGATCAGAGGGGCGACCAAGCTGCAGGGCCACCTGACGTCCAACGTCGGCAACATCGCGCAGGCCGGCGCCGTCGCGGCCGTGTCCGGCCCCCTCGACGACGTCCACATGATGCGGGAGGCCTTCGATCGGCGCCGGAAGATCATGCACCGGATGCTCAACGAGACCCGGGGCATCGAATGCATCGAACCCGAAGGGGCCTTCTACTGCTTCGCCTCTGTTCGCGGAGCACTCGGCCGCCGCGTCGGCGACGCCCGCCCCGCCACCTCCCTGGAACTCGCCGACGTCTGCATAGACCAGGCCGGAGTCGCCTTCGTTCCGGGCGAGGCATTCGGGGCACCCGGGTACGCCCGCTTCTCCTACGCCCTAGGCGACGATGACCTGGTAACCGGTCTGTCCAGGCTCCAAGACCTCCTGGGAACCGCCTGACAGAAACCGCAGTGTCGATTTACTCAATACTTTGAGTAAAATTACTCAGTATGTTGAGTAATTCGTTAGACTGGGTCCGTTTCTCCGGCAAGAGCTAGGCCATCTCATGTTTCCGGATCCTGTGTCCGCTGGCTTCGTAAGGCCCCAAGCCGACGAGCTCACGCGCAGGTTGTCCGAACCGCGCCGGTTCATCCAGGTGGTTACCGGACCTCGACAGGTCGGTAAGACCACCATGGTGCTCCAGGCGACCGAGCGGTCCGGGCTCCCGACGCACTACGCGACCGCTGATCTCCCGACAGCACATCCGGAGCGTTGGATCGAACAGCAGTGGGAGGCAGCCCGTCTGCTGGTTGATCGGGCCGATCGGGACGGGGCGGTACTCGTCCTGGACGAGATACAGAAGGTCCCAGGGTGGTCCGAGGTGGTCAAGTACCTGTGGGATGAGGACACCCGCCTGGCCAGACCCCTGAAGGTTGTCATCCTCGGCTCTGCCCCACTGCTGGTCCGGCGAGGCCTCGGCGAGAGCCTGGCCGGTCGGTTCGAATCGATACGGGCACCCCACTGGAGCTTCGACGAGATGCGTACTGCCTTCGGCTGGGATGTCGAACAGTACATCTTCTACGGGGCATATCCGGGGGCTGCCTCGCTAGTGCAGCAACCGGATCGTTGGGCTCGCTACATCCGAGATTCGCTCATAGAACCCGTTCTGTCGCGGGACATCTTGCTGCTCTCCCGTGTGGACAAACCAGCCCTTCTGAGACAGGTGTTCAACCTCGGATGTGCCTACTCGGGTCAGATCCTCTCTTACACGAAGATGCTCGGGCAACTCCAGGATGCCGGCAACACCACGACCATCGCCCACTACCTCGACCTGTTGGGCGGAGCCGGGCTCGTGATCGGTCTCCGGAAGTACTCGGGCGGAGTAGTGCGGCGCCGGTCATCCAGCCCCAAGCTACAGGTCCTCAACACGGCTCTTATCGCCGCCCTGTCCGGCTCGGGCTTTGACGAGGCTCGTCAACGTCCGGATTTCTGGGGCCGGGTGGTGGAGTCGGCAATCGGCGCCCACCTGGCGAACGCCGCCTCGGCGGGCCTCTGCGAGGTCTACTACTGGAGGGATCGCAACCGCGAGGTCGACTTCGTCGTCCGATCCGGCGACCGGCTGGTAGCCATCGAGGTCAAGAGCGGTCGCGCGCCCCGAGCCCAGCCGGGGATCGACGCCTTCTCCGATGCCCACCGACCATCCCGAACTCTGCTAGTCGGCGGCGGGGGAATCGACATCGGATGGTTCCTGTCGACACCCATCACTGAGTGGTTGTGATCTCACCAGCGAACAGAACGACGGGCGCCGATGGTCGCACCCACTGCCCACAAGCCGTGTATCTGCGCGGTCCGGGCTCCATGAGACGACTCGAGACGATTCAATATGACATAACCAAAACAGTCAGATCCTCATTTGTGTGATTGACTCATAAGTGGACCTGAGCGTTCCAGTCGACACTGTCGGGCGGGTCGGTAGCCCGTCAGTTGAGGTAGTCACAGACGTGGTCGGCGAAGGTTGTGGTCGCTTCGACCATCCGCCCCGCCTCGGCCCAGTCCCATTCGCTTCCCCCGGTGTGGAGGCTGTTATCAAACTCCAAGGTGCCTAACAGGTCGAGAAGAGCAAAGCAGACGTAAAGGCGGGCCTGGGTTGATCCCGGGGTTGCTGAGGCTATATCGAGAGCGTTTGACACCCGCACTATGGCCTCTAGCACCGGGAGCGATGGCGGTTCCTCTGGCCAGGCATTCACCCAGCGGGCTTCCTCCCACAGATCGATCGCTACCGGAACAGTGGTGGGTGGGACGGTTGAGGTAGTGGTGGCCGGTCCCTCATTCGCCATAGTTGTCGTTGTGGCGGCTCGGGTTGTGGTTGAGGTGGTGGTGGGCTGGGGTCTAGTGGTGCTAGTTGTGGCGGTAGGTATGCAGCGCCCTAGCACTTCTCCAACCATGTCGTCCGGCCCGCATACCGGCAGAGTGGTAGTGGTCGGCGTCGGGATGTTCTCGGAGATCAGATAGCCAGCGGCTACCCCGACGATCAGAACCAGAAGGATCGTGACGGCGGTAACAATCTTACGGATGAGTTCGTCCCTCGACACCTTGTCTATACCGTGCTCGTAGATGGCGGGGGGCTAGCCCGCTTGTTCTAGACCCGACACTCGGTCGGTTAGAGCTTCCCTGTCCGCCATAAGGCCGGTGACGTTTCCTATCAGAGTAGTAACACTCTTCTCCATCTTTCCCATCCGGCGCTCTACCTTATCCATCCGGGTCAAGATGGACCCCAACGCGAGAACCGAGGGCGACGTGTTCGGGTCTCACGGGGGTGCGGTTGAGTTCCAGGCCGGTGGCGTCGCGGATGGCGGCTACCACTGCGGCCGTGGACGAGACGGTGGGCGGCTCCCCCACTCCCTTGGCGCCGAAGGGGCCGAACGAACTCGGTTCCTCGATCACCTCGATCTCTATGGGCGGGGCGTCCAGGAAGGTGGGCAGCAGGTAGTCGGTGAAGGTGGGGTTCTTGATCACGCCGTCCTCGACCACGATCTCCTCGAGGGTGGCCAGGCCGATCCCTTGCATGGTCCCGCCCTCTATCTGGCCCACCACCGACCTGGGGTTGATCATGAAGCCCACGTCCTGGACCGTGTCGACCTGCACCACCCGGAAGAGCCCCAGTTCCTGGTCCACATCGACCACGGCCCTATGCGCCGCGAAGGCGAAGTCCACGTGGATGTCGCCCTGGCCGTTGTCATCCGGCGCGTCCGTCTGCTGATGGTGGAACCGGGTGTGGTACTCGATGCTCTCCCGTCCGACCAGGTCCTCCATCGGAGTCACGAGGACTCCGTCCTTCCAGACTCCCTCGCCATCGAGTTCGTCGCCCCCGCCCCGCTCCAGGGCGATCCGGCGGGCCATCCGCGCCGCCTCCATGACCGCTCCCCCGGTCATCTGGGTCTGGCGGGAGGCCGACGTGGAGCCGGCCGACCCGATCTTGGACGTGTCGTCGTAGTAGACCACCACATCCTCGATGCCGAGGACGGTCCGTGCGATCTGCGCGCACGCCATTCCGAGACCCTGGCCCACCTCGACCGCCGCCGTGTGCACCTCCACACCGAACGGGGTTATGGCGACCCTGGCCTCCGCGTAGTCGTCGAAGCCGCCCGAGAAGCAGAGGTTCTTGAGCCCGACCGCGTACCCGACCCCCCGCCTCACCATCGGCCGGGAGGTGGTCAGCCCGGTACCGCCCGGTAACAGGCGTGGATCGTCGCTGCGGTTCTCATCCGGCAGGGGCATGCGGCGAAGCCTCTCGAGAATCTCTGTGACCGGCGCCGACGTGTCGATCACCTGCCCCGATGTGGCCAGAGGATCCCCGCGGCGCACGGCGTTGTGGATCCTGAGCTCCACCCGGTCCATGCCCAAGGCATCGGCCAGCTTGTCCATCTGGGCCTCGTGACCGAAGCAGGCCTGCACCGCCCCGAAGCCCCGCATCGCTCCGCAGGGCGGGTTGTTGGTCCGTACGGCCACCCCTTCCACCGACACCGAGTCGCACCGGTAGGGACCGGCGGCGTGGTAGACAGCGTTGCCCACTACCGAGTCGCTGGTCGAGCGGTAGGCGCCCCCGTCGATGATGATCCTCGCCTCGATGCGGCGGAGGGTTCCGTCGGGATCGGCCTCATGGCGCATCCACAGCTGGGCCGGATGGCGGTGGACGTGGCCCACGAAGCTCTCCGCCCGGCTGTACTCCATCTTCACTGGCCGTCCCGTGTACAGGGCGAGCAGGCAGAGGTGGATCTGGAGGCTGACATCCTCCCGCGCCCCGAAAGCGCCCCCGACCCCGGCATGGTGGACCCGCACCATGTCCTCGTCCACCCCCAGGCCGGCCACGATCTGATCACGGTCCACATGGGTCCACTGGGTGGCGATGTGGAGATCGACCCCGCCCTGCCCGTCGGGAATCGCCAGGCCGGACTCGGTGCCGAGCGGGGCCTGGTCCTGCATCCCCACCTCGTAGTAGCCCTCCACGACCACGGCCCCGGACGCATCCTGGGGGCCTCGCCGACATCTGGCCCGGTGGAACGCGGAGTCCCGGCGGTCGGCCTCCTCCGGGTCGGTGAGCGGCTCCAGCACCTCGTACTCGATCTCGATGGCTTCCACCGCCCGGCGAGCGGTCTCGGGGTTGTCAGCCGCGACCAGCGCCACCGCCTGGCCCCAGTACTCGACCAGGTCCGTGGCGAGGATCGGCTGGTCCGTGGACTCCAGACCGAAGGCATTGAGACCCGGGACGTCGTCGCCGACGAGGACGGCATGGACGCCGGTCATGGCCACGGCAGGGCCGATGTCGAGCCCGGTGATCCTCGCCTTCGGATGGGGGCTCCGGAGGGTGGCGCCGAAGAGCATGCGGTCCATGTAGAGATCGCCCGAGTAGAGGTAGGTACCGTCCACCTTCGGGATCCCGTCGGTTCGGGAGGTCGACTCGCCGACGCCATCCCGGACGGTGCGGGACCTCACCCGGGTGGTCATCGGCCCCCCACCAACGTCTCCAGGCCTCGGAGAATGGCGCCGTAACCGGTGCACCGGCAGATGTTGCCGGCCAATGCCTCGCGCATCTCGTCGGACGAAGGGGTCGGGTTCTCCTCGAGGAGAGCCGCCGCGGCGACCACGAAACCCGGGGTGCAGAAGCCGCACTGCACCGCCCCCGAATCCACCAGGGCCTTCTGCACGGGATGGAGTTCCGGCCCGCCCATGCCTTCGATCGTGACGACCTCCGAACCCTCGGCGTCCGCCGCCATCACCAGGCAGGAACACACCAGCTCCCCATCCAGCAGCACCGAGCACGACCCGCACTCCCCCTGCTCGCAAGCCCCCTTGGAGCCGGTCAGATGGAGGTAGTCGCGGAGGGCGAACAGCAGGCTCTCGGAACCCTTCACGTCGCACACCCGTGCCTCACCGTTCACGGTCATCTGCACTCTCATGACGACAGGCACCTTTCGAGTAGGCGGCGGGCCAGGACGCCGGAGGCGTGACGCCGGTAGTCGCTGGTCCCCCGATGATCCGTGATGGGGCTCACCTCCTCTGACACCAACCGGGCGAACTCCTCGAGCGCCGCCGGGCCGGGATCGGCTTCCTCCGAGATCATCTCCTCGGCCCGCCGGGCCCGGATCGGCGTGGGGCCCACGGAGCCGAGCGCCACCCGGGTGCGGCCGTCCCGCCACCTGAAGACGCAGGCCGCGACGATGGAGATGACCATGGCGCTTCGCTGGCCGATCTTGGCGAACTCCTGGAAGTCGGGGAGATCCTCCGGCAGCACCGCGGCGGTGATCAGCTCGTCGGGACGGCGGGCCGTCCGCTTCACACCGGTGAAGAACTCGTCCCAGGGCAGCCGGCGCGTTCCCGACGTGGAGTGAAGCTCGATCTCGGCGTCCAGGCCGGCGAGGAAGGGAAGGGAGTCTCCTGCCGGGCTGGCGGTCCCGATGTTCCCGCCGATGGTCCCCGCCGCCCTGATCTGGGGAGAGCCGATGGTGCGGGCCAGCTGCGCGAGGGCGGTGTGGTCACCCGACTCGAGACGCCGGAAGGTCACGCCCGCGCCGATCCGGCGCCGGGAGACGTCCTGGATGTCTTCCAGCCTCCGCAACGCCACGACCGTCTCCGGGCGGATCTGGTCGAAGTTGACCTCCACCATCAGGTCGGTTCCTCCCGCCAGCAGCACGGCTTCGGGATGCGCGGCAAGCGCACCGACGGCCTCATCGATGTCGGCCGGATGTACTACTTCCATGACTGCGCGGTCCGTTCTCGGGATCGGGCTGTGCTCTCAGGATACCAACGGGGATCCCTTTGGCGGCGCAACCCACACGCCCCCGGCCAACAGGTAAGCAGGGGATCCCCTCCTAACCTGGCCGGATGGCGCGGATCCTGCTTTGTACCAATCCTTCGGCCTCCGGGTTCACCGGCGGGCTCCACCGATCGGTGGTGGCGCGGCTCCGGGAGAGCTACGAGGTCGAGACCGAGTGGCCCGGGACCACCGCCGAGGCCCGATCGATCAGCGCCGCCGCCGCAGCCGACCGGTTCGACGTGGTGGTCGCCATGGGCGGGGACGGCGTGGTCCACCACATAGCCAACGGCCTAGCCGGGACCGGCACCGCCCTCGGGATCATCCCGGCGGGAACCACCAACGTGCTCGCCCGGATACTGGGCCTCCCCCGCAATCCCCGGGCCGCCACCGAGTTCATCTGCGGGAGACCGCCGGTGGCGGCCGTGCCGACCGCCATGCTCACCCTCGACCATGGGGAGTCGGGCGTGGAGAGCCGGCTGGCCACGTTCTCGTGCGGCGCCGGGTTCGACGCCGCCGTCGTGGAGCGGGCCGAGCAGGAGCCTCATCGCAAGTACCGCTTCTCGGGGCTGCACTATGCCCGCTCGGCTGCCTCGGTCGCCTGGACCGGCTTCTCCGAACGGCCACCCGATCTGGAGGTGACCACAAGGGACCGGTCAGCCGGGGCGGTGGCCGTGTTCGTCAGCCTGTACGACCGATACACCTACTTCGGGCGCATCCCCGTCCGCTTCGGATCCCACGAGCCCGGCACGCTGTCGGTGCTCGTGGCCCGCGAGCTGCCGAGACGGCGCCTGGTCTCCATCCTGCGACGGGTCGTCACCGGCGCCGCGCTGTCCGGCGCTGAGGGACTCGAGGTCTGGACCGGCGTCACCTCCGTGGAGGTGTCGGCACCCGGCGGGTTCCCGGCCCAGGCTGACGGCGAATTGCTTAGGTCGCCGGTGAAGTTCTCGGTCGCCGCGCGCCCCGACCACCTCCGGGTGCTGAAGCCCGGATCCCCGGAGCAGCCCGGACCCGACGACATTCCCGGAAAAGGCCCGGATGGCGGGTAACATCCGGCGCGGTGGTTGGCAATGAGTCCTCATGTCCGGTTCGCGCCGTCTAGTCCTCTTCCTCGGAGTTCCGATCCTCGCGCTGGGGGTCCTGGCCGTGGTGATCATGAACCAGGACGGCACCACCCCCGGACCGGGTAACGGCGGCGGAACCGCAACCACCCGCCTCGACCCCTCCCGGCTGGAAGCGATATCCGCGCTCGCCGACCTGGAGAACATCCTGGCGCTGACGCCGATCCGGATCGAGGTGAGCGAGTCCAGCTTCAGCCTGCTGCCGGCGGCCATCGGCTTCGACCTGGACGAGGACGCCACGCTCGACACGGCGCTGGCAGACCGCTCGTTGGACGCGATCCTCGAAGACCTCCAGCGCAGGGGCGACGACTCTGGGGCCGGCCTGCCCTGGGCGATCTCGGGAACCATTGACGAGACCGCCCTCGACGGACTGCTGGACCTGTACGAATCGGCTCTGGTAGCACCCGATGAGGGCGGTATCGACATCCGCGGCTCGACGCCGGTGGCACGCTTCCCCCGAGCCGGCTTCGTGATCGATCGGGCCG
This genomic interval from bacterium contains the following:
- a CDS encoding pyridoxal phosphate-dependent aminotransferase, translated to MAESATMAITAKARALRAAGHDVIGYGAGEPDFPTPEPIVAAARAAAADVAMHKYTPAPGLPELREAVADKTLRDSGYEVAPSQVIVTNGGKQGVYTGIHCLVDPGDEVLLPAPFWVTYPAVVELAGGVTIPIDTDETSGFKVTVDQLEAAYTPRTKLLIFVSPSNPTGAVYSAAEVAEIGRWAVDRGVWVLTDEIYEHLVYGDASFASLPVEVPELAERCVIVNGVAKTYAMTGWRVGWMVAPDHVIRGATKLQGHLTSNVGNIAQAGAVAAVSGPLDDVHMMREAFDRRRKIMHRMLNETRGIECIEPEGAFYCFASVRGALGRRVGDARPATSLELADVCIDQAGVAFVPGEAFGAPGYARFSYALGDDDLVTGLSRLQDLLGTA
- the serC gene encoding phosphoserine transaminase, with the protein product MQEDTSIRIPRHLLPADGRFGCGPTRVRQSTLDRLAESGSSYMGTSHRQLTVRHMVGRVRSGLTELFDLPDGYEVVLGNGGASGFWDAAAFGLIERASQHLKFGAFSSKFVGVVSGAPHLEEPDVIESPRGTHPMPSPSDRIDLYALTHNETSTGVTMPVRRVEADGLTVVDATSAAGATQVDPRQFDVYFFSPQKAFGADGGLYLALCSPRALERIERIAGSGRWIPPFLSLSSAVSQSVKDQTYNTPALGTIFMLADTVEWMNAQGGLAWSSERCAANAALLYGWAEKHPMAEPFVPEPSMRSQVGATIDFHRPLSWAHLAATLRANGIVDTEPYHKDGNHLRIGLWPSIPRSDMEAFIACLEYVIEASLN
- a CDS encoding MFS transporter; its protein translation is MTELVRNDRKTIFGWAMYDWANSAFITTLGAVVAPFFSSVIVPEGGWNGWSAETIWAAVVSIGSTVLFLSMPILGAIADFNSAKRRFLRNCAVAGGVLALMLPFVPDGAVPLFLVIAVTAHIGFVASNVFYDAFLPGLTTDDTIDRVSSKGYAFGYVGGGLYLALGLALILSSGDGGFTGLSTSGAARVVIFGSGLWWMGFAAYALRRLPEVGEASPLPSRYRGMRPWRAYAAIGFGRTIGTARKLVGYPQLLLFVVAFLFYNDGTQTVINISGSYASETLDLELAEISTAFLIVQFVAFGGALFFGMLADRIGAKRAIIWSLVGWSLIVVAAYFLPAGEAMPFYIIALVVGWVLGGVQALSRSLYATMIPEQAAAEFFGFYSVFSKFSAIWGPLVFSVVSHRTGSGRPAVLSIVAFFVIGGFLLAKVNVDEARASAKEWTAG
- a CDS encoding PQQ-dependent sugar dehydrogenase; this encodes MRRWATAPIVLVLTLVACGAPEQPDVVTAPTTTTSTPTSTTAAPVLASTTTSVAVAEVDTTERISEEVPEPTTTTSPPSTVAASEIVTTTTLPPLRSLAYREVANLPFPIDLAPVPGTSLLAIASKEGRVWLYGAGGLAGAPFLDISDRVRNRGEQGLLGFAFHPDYPDSGRLFVHYSALNGDTVLAEYTVADGAVDAEGAVLFRLAQPAANHNGGTIAFGPDGYLYVGLGDGGGANDQFGHGQNERTPLGALLRFDVSVPGIASPAPGNPFPAPDVWSIGLRNPWRFVIDHPSGLIVIADVGQNLFEEVSVAPVAAGGLNYGWPITEGLHCFDPPSDCDASGLTLPVLEISHADSGTCSITGGVVYRGAEIPELYGHYLFSDYCGGYLRSFPIEEPFDEPHDWTDQVGNAGQVVAFGTDHAGEVYVLTASGSVLRLEADRG
- a CDS encoding ATP-binding protein yields the protein MSAGFVRPQADELTRRLSEPRRFIQVVTGPRQVGKTTMVLQATERSGLPTHYATADLPTAHPERWIEQQWEAARLLVDRADRDGAVLVLDEIQKVPGWSEVVKYLWDEDTRLARPLKVVILGSAPLLVRRGLGESLAGRFESIRAPHWSFDEMRTAFGWDVEQYIFYGAYPGAASLVQQPDRWARYIRDSLIEPVLSRDILLLSRVDKPALLRQVFNLGCAYSGQILSYTKMLGQLQDAGNTTTIAHYLDLLGGAGLVIGLRKYSGGVVRRRSSSPKLQVLNTALIAALSGSGFDEARQRPDFWGRVVESAIGAHLANAASAGLCEVYYWRDRNREVDFVVRSGDRLVAIEVKSGRAPRAQPGIDAFSDAHRPSRTLLVGGGGIDIGWFLSTPITEWL
- a CDS encoding SRPBCC family protein, with the translated sequence MKITQEFQVAGAPANVFGFFQDVASVAQCMPGAELTDDHGDGSYTGSVSVRLGPMTARFEGRATITSDPETMTGNIVGKGVDRRGGSRGNVTVDYALAASDGGTTVAVDADITISGTAAQFGRTGLLNQLTQRLIQQFVDCLEAKLGAEDPEDAAAIEAGEVKGVSLVASTVGSSVAKGAKKLLGRD